One region of Indicator indicator isolate 239-I01 chromosome 35, UM_Iind_1.1, whole genome shotgun sequence genomic DNA includes:
- the FGD2 gene encoding FYVE, RhoGEF and PH domain-containing protein 2 has translation MEGEANHPRDVWNLVAEFEEHWASKFAWSNTQAPQGQDTPAARQPQQLSASPTSQSLSQVAARHQENEEEEEQQQGQRGLSFKCLRSFRHKISEDNWRRQQDPGPEPSSKEPEEKKIALELLETEQAYVSRLHLLDQVFYAELMKEAKTRKTVPEEVVKMIFSNISSIYQFHAKFFLPELQKRMEDWSCNPRIGDVIQKLAPFLKMYGEYVKNFDKAVELLTAWSEKSPPFQELIADIQKRKVCANLTLQHHMLEPVQRIPRYELLLQEYIRKLPPASPDREGAEKALEMIFMVAKHSNAAIAEMERLQDLWVVYQRLGLEDGIVDPSNELIKEGPVQKISTRNNSTSEKYLFLFNNMLLYCVPKVIQVGAEFQVHLRINVDGMKVRVLKDAQVPNTFLVSGRQRTLELQARSEEEMNAWIKAFQDAIDRKEKRSETFKTAVQGLEAGTPALKAEELGRRAPQWVRDRLVSMCMRCQQPFSAIVRRRHHCRACGYVVCARCSDYRAELQYDGNRLNRVCQHCYVFLTGQVVPEDQDRKHRGILEKGAAEVSGRSLLCSSLQLLDKSGKGSTGGWFVIPQDDPLVLYIYAAPQDVRAHTSIPLLGYQVRELRQGPSRHLFQLVQSGQVLTFMADSEELKQRWMRAMARSAAGITHPQEEDVDSCDEAE, from the exons ATGGAGGGAGAGGCCAATCACCCCCGGGATGTGTGGAACCTGGTGGCTGAGTTTGAAGAGCACTG GGCCAGCAAATTTGCCTGGAGTAACACACAGGCTCCACAAGGCCAAGATactcctgcagccaggcagccccagcagctctcagcatcCCCCACCAGCCAGAGCCTCTCCCAGGTGGCTGCCAGGCACCAAGAGaacgaggaggaggaggagcagcagcagggtcagcGAGGGCTTAGCTTCAAATGCCTCCGGTCCTTCCGACACAAGATCAGTGAGGACAactggaggaggcagcaggaccCAGGCCCTGAACCCAGCAGCAAG GaaccagaggaaaagaaaatcgccctggagctgctggagaccGAGCAGGCCTACGTCAGCCGCCTGCACCTGCTCGACCAG GTATTCTATGCTGAGCTGATGAAAGAGGCCAAAACCAGGAAGACAGTCCCGGAGGAAGTGGTGAAAATGATCTTCTCCAACATCTCCTCCATTTACCAGTTCCATGCCAAGTTcttcctgccagagctgcagaagcGGATGGAGGATTg gagctgcaacCCACGGATCGGGGACGTGATCCAGAAGCTTGCACCCTTCCTCAAGATGTATGGAGAATATGTGAAGAACTTTGAcaaggctgtggagctgctcacTGCCTGGTCAGAGAAGTCCCCTCCCTTCCAGGAGCTCATCGCTGACATCCAG AAGAGGAAGGTCTGTGCCAACCTGACGCTGCAGCACCACATGCTGGAGCCTGTGCAGAGGATACCACGCTacgagctgctgctgcaggagtacATCCGGAAGCTGCCACCTGCCTCCCCAGACCGGGAGGGTGCAGAGA AGGCCCTAGAGATGATTTTTATGGTGGCCAAGCACTCAAACGCAGCTATTGCTGAGATG gAGCGGCTGCAGGACCTCTGGGTGGTCTATCAGCGGCTGGGCCTCGAGGATGGCATCGTGGATCCCTCCAACGAGCTGATCAAGGAGGGCCCAGTCCAAAAGATCTCCACCCGCAACAACAGCACTTCGGAGAAGTACCTGTTCCTG ttcaacaacATGCTGCTCTACTGCGTGCCCAAGGTCATCCAGGTGGGTGCTGAGTTCCAGGTCCATCTCCGCATCAACGTGGATGGCATGAAG GTGCGGGTGCTGAAGGATGCACAGGTCCCAAACACCTTCCTGGTGTCGGGAAGGCAGCGGACGCTGGAGCTGCAGGCCAG GTCTGAGGAGGAGATGAACGCCTGGATCAAG GCCTTCCAAGATGCCATTgacaggaaggagaagaggagtgAGACCTTCAAGACAGCAGTACAAGGGCTGGAGGCAGGCACCCCTGCTCTGAAA gcagaggagctggggcgCCGAGCCCCGCAGTGGGTGCGGGACAGGCTGGTGTCCATGTGCATGCGCTGCCAGCAGCCCTTCTCTGCCATCGTGCGCCGCAGGCACCACTGCCGAGCCTGCGGATAT GTGGTGTGTGCTCGCTGCTCTGACtacagggctgagctgcagtaCGATGGCAATCGCCTGAACCGCGTCTGCCAGCACTGCTACGTCTTCCTGACTGGCCAGGTGGTGCCGGAGGACCAGGACAGGAAGCACAGAGGTATCCTGGAG aagggagctgcagaggtctCAGGCAGGAgcttgctctgcagctctctgcagctgctggacaaGAGCGGCAAGGGGAGCACGGGGGGCTGGTTTGTGATCCCTCAGGATGATCCCCTGGTGCTGTACATCTATGCAGCCCCCCAG GACGTGCGAGCCCACACCTCCATCCCACTGCTGGGCTACCAGGTGAGGGAGCTGCGGCAGGGCCCCTCCCGCCACCTCTTCCAGCTGGTGCAGTCGGGGCAGGTTCTCACCTTCATGGCTGACAGCGAGGAGCTGAAGCAGCGCTGGATGAGGGCCATGGCTCGCTCTGCTGCAGGCATCACACACCCACAGGAGGAAGATGTGGACTCCTGTGATGAAGCAGAATGA